The Gordonia sp. KTR9 genome contains a region encoding:
- a CDS encoding NUDIX hydrolase translates to MTAESLHASAVEALTRWETPDPAQDTLRHTYLAFLAASPEGCLRASAPGHLTGSAIVFDATRRHVLLTLHPRVGKWIQLGGHCEPTDDSIADAALREAREESGMPELVLDTPDPADPGGGIVHLHTHPITCSLGVPTRHLDVRYRVVAAPTSDGGLPRVVRSDESVDLRWWPVDALPDDAGDDIATLIGAALRDGRPR, encoded by the coding sequence GTGACCGCCGAGTCGCTGCACGCATCCGCCGTCGAGGCCCTCACCCGGTGGGAGACACCCGATCCCGCGCAGGACACCCTCCGGCACACGTACCTCGCCTTCCTCGCGGCGTCCCCGGAGGGATGCCTGCGAGCCAGCGCTCCGGGACATCTGACGGGTTCGGCGATCGTCTTCGACGCCACGCGCCGCCACGTCCTGCTCACCCTGCACCCCCGGGTCGGGAAGTGGATTCAACTCGGCGGGCACTGCGAACCGACCGACGACTCCATCGCCGACGCGGCGCTGCGTGAGGCGCGGGAGGAGTCGGGCATGCCCGAACTCGTGCTGGACACGCCAGACCCCGCGGATCCCGGCGGGGGGATCGTGCATCTCCACACCCACCCGATCACCTGCTCGCTGGGGGTCCCCACCCGCCACCTCGACGTCCGCTATCGCGTGGTCGCCGCTCCGACGTCCGACGGCGGACTCCCACGCGTCGTGCGCAGCGACGAGTCGGTGGACCTGCGCTGGTGGCCGGTCGACGCCCTGCCGGACGACGCCGGAGACGACATCGCGACACTTATCGGCGCGGCCCTACGGGACGGACGGCCGCGCTAA
- a CDS encoding coenzyme F420-0:L-glutamate ligase, with translation MTARPDHRAPGHLEIRPVTGLPEFTAGSDVAREILTAAPWLESGDVLVVTSKIISKAEGRMVDAPSDPEARDTLRRHLVDQESVRVLARKNRTLITENRLGLVQAAAGIDGSNVRSDQLALLPENPDRSAAELRRAVADATGLDVAVIITDTMGRAWRTGQTDVAIGAAGIAVTHPYEGGVDDYGNPLIVTEIAVADELAAAADLVKGKLAAVPVAVVRGFAPAENGTTAADLIRPHDEDLFRLGTDEAIAQGRREAVRTRRSVRTFADRPVDPEELRAALGEALTAPAPHHTHPVRFVWLRSDSRRRELLDAMAHEWRTDLESDSKTAESIEKRLRRGQILYDAPELVIPFLVPDGVHEYRDERRNAAEHTMFTVAAGGAVATLLTALSVRDIGSCWIGSTIFAAPTVRRVLDLDPGWEPLGAVAIGHPLEPSGLREPAPTADWVVEL, from the coding sequence GTGACCGCTCGCCCCGACCATCGTGCCCCGGGCCACCTCGAGATCCGTCCGGTGACCGGCCTGCCCGAGTTCACCGCCGGCTCTGACGTCGCCCGCGAGATCCTCACCGCCGCACCGTGGCTCGAATCCGGTGACGTCCTGGTCGTCACCAGCAAGATCATCTCCAAGGCCGAAGGCCGGATGGTCGACGCGCCGAGCGACCCCGAGGCGCGGGACACGTTGCGCCGTCACCTCGTCGACCAAGAATCGGTACGCGTGCTGGCACGCAAGAACCGGACCCTGATCACCGAGAACCGCCTGGGCCTGGTGCAGGCCGCGGCCGGGATCGACGGCTCGAACGTGCGCAGCGACCAGCTCGCTCTGCTCCCGGAGAACCCCGACCGCAGCGCGGCGGAGCTCCGGCGAGCCGTCGCCGACGCCACCGGCCTCGACGTCGCGGTGATCATCACCGACACGATGGGCCGGGCCTGGCGGACCGGGCAGACCGACGTCGCCATCGGCGCCGCGGGTATCGCCGTCACCCATCCGTACGAGGGCGGAGTCGACGATTACGGAAACCCGTTGATCGTCACCGAGATCGCGGTGGCCGACGAGCTGGCCGCCGCGGCCGACCTCGTGAAGGGCAAACTCGCGGCCGTCCCCGTCGCGGTCGTCCGTGGTTTCGCACCGGCCGAGAACGGGACCACCGCCGCCGACCTGATCCGGCCCCACGACGAGGACCTGTTCCGTCTCGGTACCGACGAGGCGATCGCGCAGGGACGCCGCGAGGCCGTCCGCACCCGGCGGTCGGTGCGGACCTTCGCCGACCGGCCTGTCGACCCCGAAGAGCTGCGTGCTGCTCTCGGCGAGGCGCTCACCGCCCCGGCCCCCCACCACACGCATCCCGTTCGCTTCGTCTGGCTGCGGTCGGATTCGCGGCGCCGCGAGCTGCTCGACGCGATGGCGCACGAGTGGCGCACCGATCTCGAATCGGATTCCAAGACAGCCGAGTCCATCGAAAAGCGGCTGCGGCGCGGCCAGATCCTCTACGACGCACCGGAACTGGTGATCCCGTTCCTGGTTCCCGACGGCGTCCACGAGTACCGCGACGAACGACGCAACGCGGCCGAGCACACGATGTTCACCGTGGCAGCGGGCGGGGCGGTCGCCACCCTGCTCACCGCACTGTCGGTCCGCGACATCGGCAGCTGCTGGATCGGCTCGACCATCTTCGCCGCGCCGACGGTGCGCCGGGTCCTCGACCTCGACCCGGGCTGGGAACCACTCGGCGCGGTCGCCATCGGCCATCCCCTCGAGCCGTCGGGGCTGCGCGAGCCCGCCCCGACCGCGGACTGGGTCGTCGAGCTGTGA
- the cofD gene encoding 2-phospho-L-lactate transferase: MKVTVLVGGVGGARFLLGLRELFGPTAFPVPQDDASGAQASEHEITAIVNVGDDAWMHGVRICPDLDTCMYTLGGGIDPERGWGRRDESWHAKEELAAYGADPDWFGLGDRDLATHLIRTQMLDAGYRLSDVTAALSRRWNPGVRLLPVTDDRHETHVVVAKPDGEDDERVAIHFQEWWVRHRAQIPTFGFAQVGSDDTTPAPGVLDAIADADVVLLAPSNPVVSIGAIVSVPGMRSALRQTKAPVVGISPVIDNRPLRGMADECLSVIEVESSAEGIAGHYGARSGNGILDGWLIAEGDHASVDGIAVGAAPLLMTDPAATAQMVRAACALVDVPLPDSNKGRA; the protein is encoded by the coding sequence GTGAAGGTGACCGTACTCGTCGGGGGCGTCGGAGGGGCACGATTCCTCCTCGGTCTGCGCGAATTGTTCGGCCCGACGGCGTTCCCCGTCCCCCAGGACGACGCGTCCGGCGCCCAGGCGAGCGAACACGAGATCACCGCGATCGTGAACGTCGGCGACGACGCGTGGATGCACGGCGTCCGCATCTGCCCCGATCTCGACACGTGTATGTACACCCTCGGCGGCGGGATCGATCCCGAGCGCGGATGGGGCCGGCGCGACGAATCCTGGCACGCGAAGGAGGAACTCGCCGCCTACGGCGCCGACCCGGACTGGTTCGGCCTCGGCGATCGCGATCTCGCCACGCACCTGATCCGCACCCAGATGCTCGATGCGGGATATCGGCTGTCCGATGTCACCGCCGCGCTGTCCCGGCGATGGAACCCCGGCGTGCGGCTCTTACCCGTGACCGATGACCGTCACGAGACGCACGTCGTCGTCGCCAAACCCGACGGCGAGGACGACGAACGGGTCGCGATCCACTTCCAGGAGTGGTGGGTGCGCCATCGCGCCCAGATCCCGACCTTCGGCTTCGCACAGGTCGGTTCGGACGACACCACTCCGGCTCCCGGCGTCCTCGACGCGATCGCCGACGCCGACGTGGTGCTGCTCGCACCGTCGAACCCGGTCGTGAGCATCGGCGCGATCGTCAGCGTTCCCGGGATGCGCAGCGCGCTGCGCCAGACGAAGGCCCCGGTCGTCGGCATCTCACCGGTCATCGACAACCGCCCGCTGCGCGGCATGGCCGACGAATGCCTGTCGGTGATCGAGGTCGAGTCCTCGGCCGAGGGCATCGCCGGACATTACGGCGCCCGCAGCGGCAACGGGATTCTGGACGGATGGCTGATCGCCGAGGGCGACCACGCGTCCGTCGACGGCATCGCCGTCGGCGCCGCCCCCCTCCTCATGACCGATCCCGCGGCCACCGCCCAGATGGTGCGCGCGGCGTGCGCACTCGTCGACGTCCCGCTCCCCGATTCGAACAAGGGCCGCGCGTGA